The Streptomyces sp. RKAG293 genome includes a region encoding these proteins:
- a CDS encoding BMP family ABC transporter substrate-binding protein, whose protein sequence is MKWKFRMPQRWVLVSSGAVAVAVAVTAVLIASLSGGAGDRQLPPSRAREYSAQQACLLTPAQGLADAAVKPVWAGMQGASATTKAQVSYLAVAGEQTAANAAPYLAALAARHCNVVLTVGAAPAGAVTVDAARFPATRFLVVGDHAVGANVSAVVPGSGEAMRSAVESAVLRALRG, encoded by the coding sequence ATGAAGTGGAAGTTTCGGATGCCGCAGCGCTGGGTGCTGGTGAGCTCGGGTGCGGTTGCCGTGGCAGTGGCGGTCACGGCCGTACTGATCGCCTCGCTGTCGGGTGGCGCGGGAGACCGGCAGCTCCCGCCAAGTCGGGCGCGGGAGTACTCCGCCCAACAGGCATGTCTGCTCACCCCGGCGCAGGGCTTGGCCGATGCGGCGGTGAAGCCGGTGTGGGCCGGTATGCAGGGCGCGTCGGCCACGACCAAGGCGCAAGTGTCCTATCTGGCCGTAGCGGGGGAGCAGACCGCAGCCAACGCGGCCCCATACCTTGCGGCGCTCGCTGCCCGGCACTGCAACGTCGTACTGACGGTGGGCGCCGCGCCCGCCGGTGCGGTGACGGTCGATGCGGCAAGGTTTCCCGCGACCAGGTTCTTGGTGGTAGGAGATCACGCGGTGGGTGCGAACGTCTCTGCGGTGGTGCCGGGGTCAGGCGAGGCTATGCGATCGGCTGTCGAGTCAGCCGTGTTGAGGGCGCTACGCGGATGA
- a CDS encoding secondary thiamine-phosphate synthase enzyme YjbQ, with product MADVFTTRTLDIPTGSAETVHDLTAACAEFLDQTAHGRDGLLNVFVPHATAGIAVMETGAGSDDDLLSALHDLLPADDRWRHRHGTPGHGRDHVLPALVPPHATLPVIGGRLELGTWQSVVLVDTNVDNVNRQVRLSFLG from the coding sequence ATGGCCGACGTGTTCACCACCCGCACTCTCGACATCCCGACCGGCTCCGCCGAGACGGTCCACGACCTCACCGCAGCCTGCGCCGAGTTCCTCGACCAGACCGCGCACGGCCGTGACGGGCTGCTCAACGTCTTCGTCCCGCACGCCACCGCGGGCATCGCCGTCATGGAGACCGGAGCCGGCAGCGACGACGACCTGCTGTCCGCCCTCCACGACCTGCTCCCCGCCGACGACCGCTGGCGCCACCGCCACGGCACCCCCGGCCACGGCCGCGACCACGTCCTCCCCGCCCTGGTCCCGCCGCACGCCACCCTGCCGGTGATCGGCGGCCGCCTGGAACTGGGCACCTGGCAGTCCGTCGTCCTGGTCGACACCAACGTGGACAATGTCAACCGCCAGGTTCGATTGTCGTTTCTCGGCTGA
- a CDS encoding putative leader peptide: MLRPVLLTTRGHIDLLRVASAACRRGC, encoded by the coding sequence ATGTTGCGTCCTGTTCTGCTCACCACGCGCGGTCACATCGACCTGCTGCGGGTGGCCTCCGCCGCGTGTCGTCGCGGCTGCTGA
- a CDS encoding ABC transporter permease has translation MTISKPPPDISVISDQGAVLELEPIISAASRRRHVPRWLRRTAGPLVLLALWQVLSSTGVLQPDILASPGTIARAGKELIADGTLPSAMLVSLQRVALGLVFGVLAGTALALVSGLSRLGEDLVDASVQMLRTVPWVGLIPLFIIWLGIGEAPKIALISLGVAFHLYLNVYAGIRGVDEQLIEAGTSLGLSRWGLVRHVVLPGALPGAMTGLRYSLATAWLALVFSEQINADDGIGFVMNQAREFFRTDVIVVCLVVYAFLGLTADIVVRTLERLLLQWRPTFTGK, from the coding sequence ATGACCATCAGCAAACCACCGCCGGACATATCCGTCATTTCAGATCAGGGCGCCGTCCTTGAACTGGAACCGATCATCTCGGCGGCCTCCCGGCGCCGCCATGTACCCCGCTGGCTGCGCCGCACCGCGGGACCCCTGGTCCTGCTGGCCCTGTGGCAGGTGCTGAGCAGCACCGGGGTGCTGCAGCCCGACATCCTGGCCTCCCCCGGCACCATCGCACGGGCCGGGAAGGAGCTGATCGCGGACGGGACGCTGCCGTCCGCGATGCTGGTCTCGCTCCAACGCGTCGCCCTCGGCCTCGTGTTCGGCGTTCTGGCAGGCACCGCGCTGGCCCTGGTCTCCGGGCTCTCCCGGCTCGGCGAGGACCTGGTCGACGCGAGCGTGCAGATGCTGCGGACCGTGCCCTGGGTCGGTCTGATCCCGCTGTTCATCATCTGGCTCGGCATCGGCGAGGCGCCCAAGATCGCGCTGATCTCGCTGGGCGTCGCCTTCCACCTCTATCTGAACGTCTACGCGGGCATCCGCGGCGTGGACGAGCAGCTCATCGAGGCCGGCACCTCGCTCGGCCTGTCCCGCTGGGGCCTGGTGCGCCATGTCGTCCTGCCGGGCGCGCTGCCCGGCGCGATGACCGGGCTGCGCTACTCGCTGGCCACCGCCTGGCTGGCGCTGGTGTTCAGCGAGCAGATCAACGCCGACGACGGCATCGGTTTCGTCATGAACCAGGCCCGCGAGTTCTTCCGGACCGACGTGATCGTGGTCTGCCTCGTCGTCTACGCCTTCCTCGGCCTGACCGCCGACATCGTCGTCCGCACTCTCGAAAGGCTGCTGCTGCAATGGCGACCGACCTTCACCGGCAAGTGA
- a CDS encoding ABC transporter ATP-binding protein: protein MATDLHRQVTRPTERPTDRRTERPATGTAVHVEGLTRAFDGRAVIDRLDLDIRPGEFTALLGRSGCGKSTLLRVLAGLDREVEGSVLVPRRRAVAFQSPRLMPWKRVWRNVLLGLPGHPDRAVAEQALEEVGLGHRSGAWPKTLSGGEAQRASLARALVREPDLLLLDEPFGALDALTRITAQRLVAELWQRRGCAVLLVTHDVDEALLLADRALVMENGVIAHDNPVALPRPRDPGDPRFAELRSRLLDQLGVDNHPAAQAA, encoded by the coding sequence ATGGCGACCGACCTTCACCGGCAAGTGACCCGCCCCACGGAGCGCCCCACCGACCGGAGGACGGAGCGTCCGGCGACCGGAACCGCGGTCCACGTCGAGGGGCTCACCCGCGCCTTCGACGGGCGCGCCGTGATCGACCGGCTCGATCTCGACATCCGGCCGGGCGAGTTCACCGCGCTGCTCGGGCGCAGCGGCTGCGGCAAGAGCACGCTGCTGCGGGTGCTGGCCGGTCTCGACCGCGAGGTCGAGGGTTCGGTGCTGGTGCCGCGCCGGCGCGCGGTCGCCTTCCAGTCGCCGCGCCTGATGCCGTGGAAGCGGGTGTGGCGCAACGTGCTGCTCGGGCTGCCCGGCCACCCCGACCGCGCGGTCGCCGAGCAGGCGCTGGAGGAGGTCGGGCTCGGCCACCGGTCCGGTGCCTGGCCCAAGACGCTCTCCGGCGGCGAGGCCCAGCGCGCCTCGCTGGCCCGCGCCCTGGTGCGGGAGCCGGATCTGCTGCTGCTCGACGAGCCGTTCGGCGCACTGGACGCGCTGACCCGGATCACCGCCCAGCGGCTGGTCGCCGAACTGTGGCAGCGGCGCGGGTGCGCGGTGCTGCTCGTCACCCATGACGTGGACGAGGCCCTGCTGCTCGCCGACCGCGCGCTGGTGATGGAGAACGGCGTGATCGCCCACGACAACCCCGTCGCGCTGCCGCGTCCCCGCGATCCGGGCGACCCCCGGTTCGCCGAACTGCGGTCCCGTCTGCTCGATCAGCTCGGCGTGGACAACCACCCGGCCGCCCAGGCGGCCTGA
- a CDS encoding ABC transporter substrate-binding protein, whose product MKRFAPALLLPLALLLTACGGSSAADDASGSSNTSGGLGSVTLNVGDQKGGSEAILKASGELDKVPYKIKWSTFTSGPPLLEAVNARAVDIGGVGNTPPVFAAGAHSKVTVVGASHGSSAGEVIAVPKDSDLKSVADLRGKSVAVAQGSSAHFQLVASLAKAGLKLTDVKVSYLQPADALAAFSRGRVDAWAIWDPYTSQILRNSGARVLTTGDGVVNGLAFQVAAPAALADKNKSQAIGDYLTRLRRAQDWAFKHPEEWAKVWSKETGLPYEVALDAVKRSSGTRVAVAVDDAAIASEQKIADTFADLKLIPNHFTFKDFVDQRFNTGLPASDTPARSFGKASS is encoded by the coding sequence ATGAAACGCTTCGCCCCCGCCCTGCTGCTCCCGCTCGCCCTTCTGCTGACCGCCTGCGGCGGGTCGTCCGCCGCCGATGACGCCTCGGGCTCGTCGAACACCTCGGGTGGCCTGGGGAGCGTCACGCTCAACGTCGGTGACCAGAAAGGCGGTTCCGAGGCGATCCTGAAGGCCTCCGGGGAACTGGACAAAGTCCCGTACAAAATCAAATGGTCGACCTTCACCTCCGGGCCACCCCTGCTCGAAGCGGTCAACGCGAGAGCGGTGGACATCGGCGGGGTCGGCAACACCCCGCCGGTCTTCGCGGCGGGCGCCCACTCGAAGGTCACGGTGGTGGGCGCCTCGCACGGTTCGTCCGCCGGTGAGGTCATCGCGGTGCCCAAGGACTCGGATCTGAAGTCCGTCGCGGACCTCAGGGGCAAGTCGGTCGCGGTCGCACAGGGCAGTTCCGCCCACTTCCAGCTGGTGGCCTCGCTCGCGAAGGCGGGCCTGAAGCTGACCGACGTCAAGGTCAGCTATCTGCAGCCGGCCGACGCGCTGGCGGCGTTCAGCCGGGGCCGGGTGGACGCCTGGGCCATCTGGGACCCGTACACCTCACAGATCCTGCGCAACTCGGGCGCCCGGGTACTGACCACCGGGGACGGCGTCGTCAACGGACTCGCCTTCCAGGTCGCCGCGCCCGCGGCACTGGCGGACAAGAACAAGTCCCAGGCCATCGGCGACTACCTCACCCGGCTGCGCCGGGCCCAGGACTGGGCGTTCAAGCACCCCGAGGAGTGGGCGAAGGTCTGGTCGAAGGAGACCGGGCTGCCGTACGAGGTCGCGCTGGACGCGGTGAAGCGCAGCAGCGGCACGCGGGTGGCGGTGGCCGTGGACGACGCCGCGATCGCCTCCGAGCAGAAGATCGCCGACACCTTCGCCGATCTGAAGCTGATCCCGAACCACTTCACGTTCAAGGACTTCGTCGACCAGCGCTTCAACACCGGTCTGCCGGCGTCCGACACACCGGCTCGCTCCTTCGGAAAGGCCTCCTCCTGA
- a CDS encoding LLM class flavin-dependent oxidoreductase produces MSVHLHWFLPTGGDGRTLVDRHAYTDGGVKRSKITPISGVRAPDIDYLAQIARAADQLGFEAVLTPTGTWCEDAWLTTVALSQHTDRLKFLVAFRPGVISPVLAAQMAATYQRITRGRLMLNVVTGGDSTEQKRFGDHLDHDNRYARTDEFLTVVRGVWEGKPFDFHGEHYQVEGGLVALPPEPRPPVFFGGSSPAAGPVAARNADVYLTWGEPPEQVKQKIDWIRGLAEAEGRTVRFGIRLHVISRDSSKDAWATANRLLDDLDDDTVAAAQQALGKSESVGQQRMLALHGGSRDKLEISPNLWAGVGLVRGGAGTALVGNHAEVADRIEEYHALGVEHFVLSGYPHLEEAYWFGEGVTPELAARGLLDTVPGSPLAGVPATNGRPASAPGGAPLLLAGGR; encoded by the coding sequence ATGTCCGTGCACCTGCACTGGTTCCTGCCCACGGGCGGCGACGGCCGGACCCTGGTCGACCGCCACGCCTACACCGACGGCGGCGTCAAGCGCTCGAAGATCACTCCGATCAGCGGGGTCCGCGCGCCCGACATCGACTACCTGGCGCAGATCGCCCGCGCCGCCGACCAGTTGGGCTTCGAGGCCGTTCTGACGCCGACCGGCACCTGGTGCGAGGACGCCTGGCTGACGACGGTGGCGCTCTCCCAGCACACCGACCGGCTGAAGTTCCTGGTGGCGTTCCGGCCCGGCGTCATCTCGCCGGTCCTGGCGGCGCAGATGGCGGCCACGTACCAGCGGATCACCCGCGGCCGGCTGATGCTCAACGTCGTGACCGGCGGTGACTCCACCGAGCAGAAGCGCTTCGGCGACCATCTGGACCACGACAACCGCTATGCCAGGACGGACGAGTTCCTGACGGTGGTGCGCGGGGTGTGGGAGGGCAAGCCGTTCGACTTCCACGGCGAGCACTACCAGGTGGAGGGCGGCCTGGTGGCGCTGCCGCCCGAGCCGCGTCCGCCGGTCTTCTTCGGCGGCTCGTCGCCGGCCGCGGGACCGGTCGCGGCCCGGAACGCGGATGTCTATCTGACCTGGGGCGAGCCGCCCGAGCAGGTCAAGCAGAAGATCGACTGGATCCGCGGGCTCGCCGAGGCGGAGGGCCGCACGGTCCGGTTCGGCATCCGGCTGCACGTCATCTCGCGTGACTCCTCGAAGGACGCCTGGGCGACCGCGAACCGGCTGCTGGACGACCTCGACGACGACACCGTCGCCGCCGCCCAGCAGGCCCTCGGCAAGAGCGAGTCGGTCGGCCAGCAGCGGATGCTGGCCCTGCACGGCGGCTCCCGCGACAAGCTGGAGATCTCCCCCAACCTGTGGGCCGGGGTGGGGCTGGTGCGCGGCGGCGCGGGGACGGCGCTGGTGGGCAACCACGCCGAGGTCGCGGACCGGATCGAGGAGTACCACGCCCTGGGCGTCGAGCACTTCGTGCTCTCCGGCTACCCGCACCTGGAGGAGGCGTACTGGTTCGGCGAGGGCGTGACACCCGAGCTGGCGGCACGCGGTCTGCTCGACACCGTCCCCGGCTCCCCGCTGGCGGGAGTCCCGGCCACCAACGGCCGTCCGGCGTCCGCGCCGGGCGGTGCGCCGCTGCTGCTCGCCGGGGGGCGTTGA
- a CDS encoding glycoside hydrolase family 3 N-terminal domain-containing protein: MNTLHRIAALVDACLLPACRTGRLPDWIRLGLDRGMPGVVAYADTPDASRRITDALHERLPDGLTGRPGGTPSPRGNDSGTGDSGSSAAAELVGLGANFHLGVRPALRADETRVFVTDLQAHGVAAALGPFTGEGPLRPFAEGAAAGVRAITAGRTPVPGGDGLPATLSAQAVTGVLRGDLGYGGVVVSDTLDAPSIVNGWGVPGAAVLAWIAGVDLVQLGPACGAGVREAIHTAAARAVADGDLAPDRLEEAAERVARLRRWASEPRMPAPAATEQAAAHSSAPVPGPASAPVPGPASAPVSGPASTPVSARAAATHR; this comes from the coding sequence GTGAACACCTTGCACCGTATCGCCGCACTGGTCGACGCCTGCCTGCTCCCCGCCTGCCGCACCGGGCGGCTGCCGGACTGGATACGGCTCGGGCTCGACCGGGGAATGCCGGGAGTGGTCGCCTACGCGGACACTCCGGACGCCTCCCGCCGGATCACGGACGCGCTGCACGAGCGGCTCCCCGACGGCCTCACCGGCCGCCCGGGCGGGACCCCGAGCCCTCGCGGAAACGATTCCGGAACCGGTGACAGCGGCAGTTCGGCGGCCGCCGAACTGGTGGGCCTGGGGGCCAACTTCCATCTCGGCGTCCGGCCGGCGCTGCGCGCCGATGAGACCCGCGTCTTCGTGACCGATCTGCAGGCGCACGGGGTCGCCGCGGCCCTCGGCCCCTTCACCGGCGAGGGGCCGCTGCGGCCGTTCGCCGAAGGCGCCGCCGCCGGAGTACGGGCGATCACCGCCGGACGGACCCCCGTTCCGGGCGGCGACGGCCTCCCGGCGACCCTCAGCGCCCAGGCCGTGACGGGCGTGCTGCGCGGCGACCTCGGGTACGGCGGGGTGGTGGTCAGCGACACCCTCGACGCACCGTCGATCGTCAACGGCTGGGGCGTGCCGGGCGCGGCCGTGCTGGCCTGGATCGCCGGGGTCGACCTGGTCCAGCTCGGCCCGGCGTGCGGCGCGGGGGTGCGCGAGGCGATCCACACCGCCGCCGCCCGCGCGGTGGCCGACGGGGACCTCGCACCCGACCGCCTGGAGGAGGCCGCCGAGCGGGTGGCCCGGCTGCGGCGCTGGGCGTCGGAACCGCGGATGCCGGCACCGGCGGCCACGGAACAGGCCGCCGCCCACTCTTCGGCCCCTGTTCCGGGTCCCGCCTCAGCCCCTGTTCCGGGTCCCGCCTCGGCTCCCGTCTCGGGTCCCGCCTCGACCCCCGTCTCGGCGCGCGCTGCCGCCACTCACCGCTGA
- a CDS encoding NAD(P)-binding domain-containing protein encodes MNDLSGVHEVDVAVIGAGQAGLSGAYFLGRAGLRPDEGFAVLDHSPGPGGAWQFRWPSLTYAKAHGVHDLPGLPLEGADPARPSAEVISEYFDRYERTFDLRVHRPVNVSAVREAGGGRLLVETDAGAWSVRALINASGTWDRPFIPHYPGQETFLGRQLHTAGYRGAAEFAGRRVIVVGGGTSAVQLLMELAEVAETTWVTRRPPLFREQPFDEDWGRAAIALVEERVRAGLPPQSVVSVTGLAATEAVRAAQARGILDPLPAFDRVTEHGVAWNDGRELAADVILWATGFRAALDHLAPLRLREPGGGIRLDGSTRVAKDPRIHLIGYGPSASTIGANRAGRTAVREIRELLARGPEEPAAVRSPALAR; translated from the coding sequence GTGAACGACTTGAGCGGAGTGCACGAGGTCGACGTCGCCGTCATCGGGGCCGGACAGGCGGGCCTGTCGGGCGCGTACTTCCTCGGCCGCGCCGGACTCCGTCCCGACGAGGGCTTCGCCGTCCTGGACCACTCCCCCGGCCCCGGCGGCGCGTGGCAGTTCCGCTGGCCCTCGCTCACCTACGCCAAGGCCCACGGCGTCCACGACCTGCCAGGGCTTCCACTGGAGGGCGCCGACCCGGCCCGGCCCTCCGCCGAGGTGATCTCCGAGTACTTCGACCGCTACGAGCGCACCTTCGACCTGCGCGTCCACCGCCCGGTGAACGTGTCGGCGGTCCGCGAAGCGGGCGGCGGACGGCTGCTCGTCGAGACGGACGCCGGCGCGTGGTCCGTCCGCGCGCTGATCAACGCCTCCGGCACCTGGGACCGCCCGTTCATCCCGCACTACCCCGGCCAGGAGACCTTCCTCGGCCGTCAGCTGCACACCGCCGGCTACCGGGGTGCGGCGGAGTTCGCCGGCCGCCGGGTGATCGTGGTCGGCGGCGGGACCTCCGCCGTGCAGCTGCTGATGGAACTCGCCGAGGTCGCCGAGACCACCTGGGTCACCCGCCGTCCGCCGCTCTTCCGTGAGCAGCCGTTCGACGAGGACTGGGGCCGCGCCGCGATCGCCCTCGTCGAGGAGCGGGTCAGGGCGGGGCTGCCGCCGCAGAGCGTGGTCAGCGTGACCGGCCTGGCGGCGACCGAGGCGGTCCGCGCCGCGCAGGCGCGCGGGATCCTCGACCCGCTGCCGGCGTTCGACCGCGTCACCGAACACGGCGTGGCCTGGAACGACGGCCGCGAGCTGGCCGCCGATGTCATCCTGTGGGCCACCGGCTTCCGCGCCGCCCTCGACCACCTCGCGCCGCTGCGGCTGCGCGAGCCCGGCGGTGGCATCCGGCTGGACGGCAGCACCCGCGTCGCCAAGGACCCCCGCATCCACCTCATCGGCTACGGGCCCTCCGCCAGCACCATCGGCGCCAACCGGGCGGGGCGCACCGCGGTCCGCGAGATCCGCGAACTCCTCGCCCGCGGACCGGAGGAGCCCGCCGCCGTACGGTCCCCCGCCCTCGCGCGCTGA
- a CDS encoding (Fe-S)-binding protein — protein sequence MRVALFVTCVNDMLYPDTGRATVALLERLGVDVDFPPAQTCCGQPQFNTGYRHETEPLVHRYAAAFEGYDYIVTPSGSCVAMVRENYPRIGAKAAAEGRGDNLAEAAASVVPRTYELTEFLVDVLKVTDVGAYFPHTVTYHPTCHGLRVLGLGRRPLALLEKVGGLRLRELEGAEECCGFGGTFAVKNAAVSGAMGADKTRHIAGTGAAAVCTVDNSCLMHIGGTLAREGSPVRPVHIAEILAATEEHPYPMEEVR from the coding sequence ATGCGCGTAGCCCTCTTCGTCACCTGTGTGAACGACATGCTCTACCCGGACACCGGGCGGGCCACCGTGGCGCTGCTCGAACGGCTGGGCGTGGACGTCGACTTTCCGCCGGCGCAGACCTGCTGCGGACAGCCCCAGTTCAACACCGGCTACCGGCATGAGACCGAGCCGCTGGTGCACCGGTACGCGGCCGCCTTCGAGGGATACGACTACATCGTGACCCCGTCGGGGTCCTGTGTGGCGATGGTGCGCGAGAACTATCCGCGGATCGGGGCGAAGGCCGCCGCCGAGGGGCGCGGCGACAACCTCGCGGAAGCGGCCGCGTCCGTGGTGCCCAGGACGTACGAACTCACGGAGTTCCTGGTGGACGTGTTGAAGGTGACCGACGTCGGGGCGTACTTCCCGCACACGGTCACCTACCACCCCACCTGCCACGGGCTGCGGGTGCTGGGGCTCGGGCGGCGCCCGCTCGCACTGCTGGAGAAGGTCGGAGGTCTGCGGCTGCGGGAGCTGGAGGGCGCGGAGGAGTGCTGCGGCTTCGGCGGCACCTTCGCCGTCAAGAACGCGGCGGTGTCCGGCGCGATGGGCGCGGACAAGACCCGGCACATCGCCGGGACCGGGGCGGCCGCCGTCTGCACCGTCGACAACTCCTGTCTGATGCACATCGGCGGCACGCTGGCCCGGGAGGGCTCGCCGGTCCGGCCGGTGCACATCGCCGAGATCCTCGCCGCGACGGAGGAGCACCCCTACCCGATGGAAGAGGTCCGATGA
- a CDS encoding lactate utilization protein B, producing the protein MSGTYLGMPAFPEAAAKSTQDTQLRGNLRHATHTIRAKRAVAVAELEDWPQLRAAGAAVKDRTLRHLDHYLEQLETAVTAAGGVVHWAADAAEANRIVTDLVRATGETEVVKVKSMATQEIGLNEALAEAGIHAYETDLAELIVQLGDDLPSHILVPAIHKNRSEIRDIFTERMGDWGRAAPAGLSDEPADLADAARLHLREKFLRAKVAISGANFMVAETGTLVVLESEGNGRMCLTLPETLISVVGIEKTIPTWQDLEIYLQTLPRSSTAERMNPYTSTWTGTTEGDGPQTFHLVLLDNGRTDTLADTVGRQALRCIRCSACLNVCPVYERAGGHAYGSAYPGPIGAILTPQLRGTASALDASLPYASTLCGACYEVCPVAIDIPEVLVHLRERVVEGGAVTLRGTRAVIKPARGHAAERAAMRAARWTLDHPAALRAGQRLAARTRRLHPARLPGPGRAWSATRELPAVPAESFRDWWQRTRGEGKST; encoded by the coding sequence ATGAGCGGCACGTATCTGGGGATGCCGGCCTTCCCGGAGGCCGCCGCGAAGTCCACCCAGGACACCCAGCTGCGCGGCAATCTGCGGCATGCGACGCACACCATCCGCGCCAAACGCGCCGTGGCGGTGGCCGAACTGGAGGACTGGCCACAGCTGCGGGCCGCCGGCGCCGCCGTCAAGGACCGCACGCTGCGCCATCTCGACCACTATCTGGAGCAGTTGGAGACGGCGGTCACGGCCGCGGGCGGCGTGGTCCACTGGGCGGCCGACGCCGCGGAGGCCAACCGGATCGTGACCGACCTCGTCCGCGCCACCGGCGAGACGGAGGTCGTCAAGGTCAAGTCGATGGCCACCCAGGAGATCGGGCTCAACGAGGCGCTCGCCGAGGCCGGCATCCACGCCTACGAGACGGACCTCGCCGAACTGATCGTGCAGCTCGGCGACGATCTCCCGTCGCACATCCTGGTCCCCGCGATCCACAAGAACCGGTCCGAGATCCGCGACATCTTCACCGAGCGGATGGGCGACTGGGGCCGGGCGGCGCCCGCCGGGCTGTCCGACGAGCCCGCCGACCTCGCCGACGCGGCCCGGCTGCACCTGCGGGAGAAGTTCCTGCGGGCCAAGGTCGCCATCTCGGGCGCCAACTTCATGGTGGCCGAGACCGGCACCCTCGTCGTCCTGGAGTCCGAGGGGAACGGCCGGATGTGCCTGACCCTGCCCGAGACCCTCATCTCGGTCGTCGGCATCGAGAAGACCATCCCCACCTGGCAGGACCTGGAGATCTACCTCCAGACGCTGCCCCGCTCCTCGACCGCCGAGCGGATGAACCCGTACACCTCGACCTGGACCGGCACCACCGAGGGCGACGGGCCGCAGACGTTCCACCTGGTGCTGCTCGACAACGGCCGCACCGACACCCTCGCGGACACCGTCGGCCGCCAGGCGCTGCGCTGCATCCGCTGCTCCGCGTGTCTGAACGTCTGCCCGGTCTACGAGCGGGCCGGCGGCCATGCGTACGGCTCGGCCTACCCCGGACCCATCGGCGCCATCCTCACCCCTCAACTGCGCGGCACCGCCTCGGCGCTGGACGCCTCGCTGCCGTACGCGTCGACGCTGTGCGGCGCCTGCTACGAGGTCTGCCCGGTCGCGATCGACATCCCCGAAGTCCTGGTCCACCTGCGGGAACGGGTGGTCGAGGGCGGAGCGGTGACGCTGCGCGGCACCCGGGCCGTCATCAAGCCGGCCAGGGGGCACGCCGCCGAGCGGGCCGCCATGCGCGCCGCCCGCTGGACGCTCGACCATCCCGCCGCCCTCCGCGCCGGCCAGCGGCTGGCCGCCCGCACGCGGCGGCTGCACCCAGCGCGGCTGCCAGGGCCCGGGCGAGCCTGGTCCGCCACCCGCGAGCTGCCGGCCGTGCCCGCCGAATCGTTCCGTGACTGGTGGCAGCGCACCCGGGGAGAAGGAAAGAGCACATGA
- a CDS encoding LUD domain-containing protein yields MSHLDPVSPPSGASSRELILGRIRRALADVPRDELPGSVPLDRDYLRVHGTRTPEQTADLLAVHLADYRALVHRCPSGGLPALIATLLAERGARSAVVPDGLPDGWLSAVSGVELVADTLALTARELDAVDSVVTGCAVAVAETGTIVLDGSAGQGRRRITLVPDHHICVVLAPAQVVDSIPEAMERLDPARPLTWISGPSATSDIELDRVEGVHGPRTLEVILVDE; encoded by the coding sequence ATGAGCCACCTCGACCCCGTGAGTCCGCCGAGCGGCGCGAGCAGCCGGGAGCTGATCCTCGGACGGATCCGGCGTGCGCTGGCCGATGTGCCGCGCGACGAGCTCCCCGGCAGCGTCCCGCTGGACCGGGACTATCTGCGGGTGCACGGGACCCGGACCCCGGAGCAGACCGCCGACCTGCTGGCCGTCCATCTCGCGGACTACCGCGCGCTGGTCCACCGGTGCCCGTCCGGCGGGCTCCCGGCGCTGATCGCCACGCTGCTCGCCGAGCGCGGCGCCCGCTCCGCCGTCGTCCCCGACGGTCTGCCCGACGGCTGGCTCTCCGCCGTCTCCGGAGTGGAACTCGTCGCGGACACCCTCGCCCTGACGGCGCGTGAGCTCGACGCGGTGGACAGCGTGGTGACGGGCTGCGCCGTGGCCGTCGCGGAGACCGGCACCATCGTGCTGGACGGTTCCGCGGGCCAGGGCCGGCGCCGCATCACGCTCGTACCGGACCATCACATCTGTGTGGTCCTGGCCCCTGCCCAGGTCGTCGACTCGATCCCCGAAGCGATGGAACGCCTTGATCCGGCCCGTCCGCTGACCTGGATCTCCGGCCCCTCGGCCACCAGCGACATCGAGCTCGACCGGGTGGAGGGCGTGCACGGCCCGCGCACGCTGGAAGTGATCCTGGTGGACGAATGA